A window of Rufibacter sp. LB8 contains these coding sequences:
- a CDS encoding phytoene/squalene synthase family protein, producing the protein MNLFDTTTLECSKLITQRYSTSFTLGIKTLHPKFHDAIYAIYGFVRFADEIVDTFHGHNKAALLERFKQETYQAIEEQISLNPVLHAFQMVVRQHNIDHSFIDAFLRSMAMDLDDHQYDSDLYQEYIYGSAEVVGLMCLKVFCEGDDDMFARLKAPACSLGAAFQKVNFLRDIKSDYHDRGRVYFPKVSFLSFCNKDKEEIEQDIQHDFDLAYQGILALPKGARMGVYLAYIYYLKLFKKIKAVPAAQIMAERVRVPDNTKLALLVSSYIKYRLNTI; encoded by the coding sequence ATGAACCTGTTTGATACCACCACCCTGGAGTGCAGCAAGCTGATCACGCAGCGCTACAGCACCTCCTTTACCTTGGGTATCAAAACCTTGCACCCTAAGTTTCATGACGCTATTTATGCCATTTATGGGTTTGTGCGCTTCGCGGATGAAATAGTAGACACCTTTCACGGGCACAACAAAGCGGCTTTGCTGGAGCGGTTCAAACAGGAAACCTACCAAGCCATTGAAGAACAGATTAGCCTGAACCCTGTGCTGCACGCGTTCCAAATGGTGGTGCGGCAACATAACATAGACCATTCCTTTATTGATGCCTTTCTCAGGAGCATGGCCATGGACCTGGACGACCACCAATATGACAGTGACCTGTACCAGGAATACATCTACGGTTCCGCTGAAGTGGTAGGATTGATGTGCCTGAAAGTCTTTTGCGAAGGTGATGACGACATGTTTGCCCGCCTCAAGGCGCCGGCCTGCTCTTTAGGGGCCGCTTTCCAGAAAGTGAATTTCTTGAGAGACATCAAAAGCGATTACCATGACCGCGGTCGCGTGTACTTCCCTAAGGTGAGTTTCCTGTCTTTCTGCAACAAAGACAAAGAGGAAATTGAGCAGGACATTCAACATGATTTTGACCTGGCTTATCAGGGAATTTTAGCCTTGCCCAAGGGTGCAAGAATGGGCGTTTACCTGGCGTATATCTATTATTTAAAGCTATTTAAGAAAATAAAGGCGGTTCCTGCTGCCCAAATTATGGCAGAACGCGTAAGAGTGCCTGATAATACGAAACTCGCCCTGCTGGTAAGTTCGTATATTAAGTACCGGCTAAATACCATCTAA
- a CDS encoding acetolactate decarboxylase has protein sequence MKTKTTLAFCLLALLTTSQSRAQKQSPVKIVGAMKNVMMRGQLQGTIALDTIAQKTHLYGLGPMENLAGEILILDGKAYKATVQPDSSMRVEATFELKAPFFGYTTVTQWKEHALPAKIQTLAQLETYLDQQTKKATRPFLFKLAGEINQATIHVVNLPPGTKVNSPKEAHQGQVDYQLQNEQVEILGFFSTEHKTIFTHHDTFLHLHLITANRQKMGHLDNVQFKPGTIKLYLPVN, from the coding sequence ATGAAAACGAAAACCACTCTGGCATTTTGCCTTCTGGCCCTTTTGACAACCAGTCAATCAAGGGCGCAGAAGCAAAGCCCCGTAAAGATTGTGGGCGCCATGAAAAATGTGATGATGCGCGGCCAACTCCAGGGCACCATTGCGTTAGACACCATCGCGCAGAAAACGCATTTGTACGGCTTGGGGCCCATGGAAAACCTGGCCGGTGAAATCTTGATTCTGGACGGCAAAGCCTACAAAGCAACGGTTCAGCCAGATTCTTCCATGCGTGTGGAAGCGACCTTTGAGCTGAAAGCGCCGTTTTTTGGCTACACCACCGTGACCCAATGGAAAGAACACGCCTTGCCTGCTAAGATTCAGACGCTCGCGCAGCTGGAAACCTACCTTGACCAGCAGACCAAGAAGGCAACCCGTCCGTTTCTGTTTAAATTGGCGGGCGAAATAAACCAGGCCACCATTCATGTGGTGAATTTGCCCCCGGGCACCAAGGTAAATTCGCCCAAAGAGGCGCACCAGGGCCAGGTAGATTATCAGCTGCAAAACGAACAGGTAGAGATTCTAGGCTTCTTTTCCACGGAACATAAAACCATCTTCACCCACCATGACACCTTTTTGCATCTGCACCTAATCACCGCTAACCGGCAGAAAATGGGACATTTGGATAACGTTCAATTCAAGCCAGGAACCATTAAATTGTACCTGCCCGTGAACTAA
- a CDS encoding heavy-metal-associated domain-containing protein: MKSLKTLLFSLVFVGLATFGFAQGGKKGEEVKFKTSAVCGMCKATLEKGLAYEKGVEKATLDENTKVLTVQFNSTKTSADKLRKAVNDLGYDADDSKATPRAYDRLDACCKKDNGVH, encoded by the coding sequence ATGAAAAGCTTAAAAACCCTATTATTCTCTTTGGTATTTGTTGGTCTTGCTACGTTCGGCTTTGCGCAGGGCGGTAAGAAAGGCGAGGAAGTTAAATTCAAAACCTCTGCCGTGTGCGGCATGTGCAAAGCCACGTTAGAGAAAGGCCTGGCCTACGAGAAAGGCGTGGAGAAAGCCACCCTGGACGAAAATACCAAAGTGCTCACCGTGCAGTTCAACAGCACCAAAACCTCTGCTGACAAATTGAGAAAAGCCGTGAATGACCTGGGCTATGACGCTGATGATTCTAAAGCCACGCCTCGCGCTTATGACCGTTTAGACGCCTGCTGCAAAAAAGACAACGGCGTGCACTAA
- a CDS encoding fatty acid desaturase: MKNQPTTFLEKNAGVLIALTILVAWASVLWFLLNWEVDFASPLTYVAVLVMSHLYTGLFITAHDAMHGVVAPGKKKLNMVIGTVAAGLFAYNYYFRLLPKHHQHHQHVATEHDPDYHGGNFFLWFFSFARQYITVVQVLLMAGTYHVLQLWFPVENVVLFWMIPAVTATFQLFYFGTYLPHRGEHEPENKHKSGTQQRNHVWAFLSCYFFGYHYEHHDKPYLPWWKLYQEKDRLLHP, encoded by the coding sequence ATGAAAAACCAACCTACTACTTTCCTGGAAAAAAACGCCGGCGTGCTGATTGCGCTCACTATTCTGGTGGCCTGGGCAAGCGTGCTGTGGTTTCTGCTCAACTGGGAAGTGGATTTTGCGTCGCCGTTGACGTACGTGGCGGTGTTGGTGATGTCACATTTATACACCGGCCTGTTCATTACCGCCCATGATGCCATGCACGGCGTGGTGGCGCCCGGCAAGAAAAAGTTGAACATGGTTATTGGTACGGTGGCAGCGGGGTTATTTGCCTATAACTATTATTTTCGGCTGCTGCCAAAGCACCACCAGCACCACCAACACGTAGCCACCGAACATGACCCAGATTACCATGGCGGCAATTTCTTTCTGTGGTTTTTCAGCTTTGCGCGGCAGTACATTACCGTGGTGCAAGTCTTGCTGATGGCGGGCACCTACCATGTGCTACAGCTTTGGTTTCCAGTGGAAAACGTGGTGCTGTTTTGGATGATACCCGCCGTGACGGCTACGTTCCAACTGTTTTATTTCGGGACATACTTGCCGCATAGGGGTGAGCATGAACCGGAAAACAAGCATAAATCTGGCACGCAACAGCGAAATCATGTGTGGGCGTTCCTGAGCTGCTATTTCTTTGGCTACCACTACGAGCACCATGACAAACCGTATCTGCCCTGGTGGAAATTGTATCAAGAAAAAGACCGCCTGTTGCATCCATAA
- a CDS encoding 4-hydroxy-3-methylbut-2-enyl diphosphate reductase, whose product MRQLQVHIDNNSGFCFGVIYAIQMAEDILEEQGYLYCLGDIVHNDEEVERLQHKGLRIINYDTLATLRDESVLIRAHGEPPSTYQMAMENNLRLIDASCPVVLKLQNRIKTSFDKKEQIFIYGKHGHAEVLGLLGQTSGEAVVFENLEELLRHELPENITLYSQTTKSTDSFYRIKGELEGRGYAVNANDTICRQVSNRDKELRNFALRFDKIIFVSGTKSSNGRVLYQVCKDTNPNTFFVSKVEELQPDWFTAGESVGICGATSTPMWLMEEVRNALSAF is encoded by the coding sequence ATGCGTCAACTTCAGGTACATATTGACAACAATTCGGGCTTTTGCTTTGGGGTAATCTATGCCATACAGATGGCTGAGGATATTCTGGAAGAGCAGGGCTACCTGTATTGCCTGGGCGATATTGTGCACAACGACGAAGAAGTGGAGCGCCTGCAGCACAAAGGCCTGCGCATCATCAATTATGATACCCTCGCCACGCTCCGCGATGAAAGCGTTTTAATCAGAGCCCACGGCGAGCCACCTTCTACGTACCAGATGGCGATGGAAAATAATTTGCGCCTGATTGATGCCTCGTGCCCGGTGGTGCTCAAACTCCAGAACCGCATTAAGACTTCCTTCGATAAAAAAGAGCAGATTTTCATTTACGGCAAACACGGCCACGCCGAAGTTTTGGGGTTGTTAGGCCAGACCAGCGGCGAGGCGGTGGTATTTGAGAACCTAGAGGAACTGCTTCGGCATGAATTGCCGGAGAACATCACGCTTTACAGCCAAACCACCAAAAGCACCGACAGCTTCTACCGCATTAAAGGCGAACTGGAAGGCCGTGGGTATGCCGTGAACGCCAATGACACCATTTGTAGGCAAGTTTCTAACCGTGACAAAGAACTCCGCAATTTCGCGCTGCGCTTTGACAAGATTATCTTCGTGTCGGGTACCAAGTCTTCTAACGGGCGCGTGCTGTACCAGGTCTGCAAAGACACCAATCCCAACACATTCTTCGTTTCTAAAGTAGAGGAACTGCAACCCGACTGGTTCACGGCCGGCGAATCGGTGGGCATTTGCGGGGCCACGTCTACGCCCATGTGGCTGATGGAGGAAGTGCGCAACGCGCTGTCAGCGTTTTAA
- a CDS encoding TonB-dependent receptor, with translation MAQNLTGRVVDAANNQGLIGASISWLGTTEATSTLANGIFSLKPSTTGVTAILVSYVGYYPDTIQVNGQTNITVKLKSFSDLQEVTVTGKQDRYSALTPTNTQVITSMDLLKSACCNLAESFETNASVEVTTSDAVSGAKQIQMLGLDGSYTLLTTENVPALRGLATPYRLNYLSGTYIEAIDIIKGTGSVLNGYESISGQVNVRLKDPEKTDRLHLNLYGNSLAKWDANLNTSFTVAPKLTTVLMLHTDQLSNRVDGNKDGFLDLPLGKHYNVFNKWKYNTGKQWVAEIGLQALNETRTGGQVNYRRGMPQQEGSFYGIESETDRVSAYSKTSYTFKNKPYQSIGLILSGSNHEFDSQYGPRMYDGQQKSGLANLIFQSAFGNTSHTYKTGLSYQLEDLDETLAGKRYTRKELVPGAFFEYVYQNSTNLTLVGGIRADHHNL, from the coding sequence ATGGCGCAAAATCTGACGGGCCGCGTGGTAGACGCGGCCAATAACCAAGGATTAATTGGCGCCTCTATTTCTTGGCTGGGTACTACTGAAGCCACTTCCACTCTGGCCAACGGCATCTTCTCTTTAAAACCCAGCACCACGGGCGTAACGGCTATTCTGGTTTCCTATGTGGGCTACTATCCTGACACTATTCAAGTCAATGGCCAAACCAATATAACGGTCAAGCTGAAGTCTTTCTCAGATTTGCAGGAAGTGACCGTGACCGGCAAACAAGACCGTTACTCGGCGCTCACGCCCACCAACACGCAGGTCATTACGTCCATGGATTTGCTTAAATCGGCGTGCTGCAACCTGGCCGAGAGCTTTGAGACCAACGCCTCGGTGGAAGTGACTACCTCAGACGCCGTCTCAGGGGCCAAGCAGATTCAAATGCTGGGGCTGGATGGTTCCTACACATTGCTTACTACCGAAAATGTGCCGGCTTTGCGCGGATTGGCCACGCCATATAGACTCAATTATTTGTCTGGCACCTACATTGAGGCAATTGACATCATCAAAGGAACCGGCTCGGTGCTGAACGGCTATGAATCCATCTCGGGTCAGGTGAACGTGCGCCTGAAAGACCCGGAGAAAACCGACCGCCTGCACCTGAACCTTTACGGCAACAGCCTGGCCAAATGGGATGCCAACCTCAACACCTCGTTCACAGTTGCGCCAAAACTAACCACGGTCTTAATGTTGCACACGGACCAGTTGAGCAACCGCGTGGACGGCAACAAAGATGGTTTTCTGGATTTGCCCTTGGGCAAGCACTACAATGTGTTCAACAAGTGGAAATACAACACCGGCAAGCAATGGGTGGCGGAGATTGGGCTGCAGGCCTTAAATGAAACCCGCACCGGCGGACAGGTGAACTACCGCCGCGGCATGCCCCAGCAAGAAGGCAGTTTCTATGGCATTGAATCTGAGACCGACCGCGTGAGTGCGTATTCCAAAACCTCGTATACGTTCAAAAACAAACCTTATCAGAGCATCGGGTTGATTTTGTCTGGGTCTAACCATGAATTTGACTCGCAGTACGGGCCCAGAATGTATGACGGCCAGCAGAAAAGCGGTTTGGCGAATCTGATTTTCCAGTCGGCGTTTGGGAATACGTCGCACACCTATAAAACCGGACTGAGTTACCAGCTGGAAGACCTGGACGAAACCTTGGCGGGCAAACGCTACACCCGCAAAGAGTTAGTGCCGGGCGCTTTCTTTGAATATGTGTACCAGAACAGCACCAACCTGACCTTAGTAGGCGGTATTCGGGCGGACCATCATAACCTGTAA
- the rsmH gene encoding 16S rRNA (cytosine(1402)-N(4))-methyltransferase RsmH, with the protein MSYHQPVLLQESVDALAIKPGGIYVDVTFGGGGHSAHILSQMKGGQLYSFDQDTDAELQSEKLISDTFTFVKANFRYLKKYLRLYGVKQVDGILADLGVSSHQFNTAERGFSTRFDGPLDMRMDKESPLTAQQVIMTYEEEQLHKIFGLYGEVKNAKTLAREIVSARNVQEIETIADFKKAIQGCTPRGKENKYLAQVFQALRIEVNDELKALEEMLEQAVEVLKPGGRLSVISYHSLEDRLVKNYISKGKFFGEVEKDFFGNEIKPLDSVTRKPIVPGAQELQENNRSRSAKLRVAVKREAQDLAKK; encoded by the coding sequence ATGAGCTATCACCAACCCGTTTTATTACAGGAATCGGTAGATGCGCTGGCCATAAAGCCCGGCGGTATTTACGTAGACGTCACCTTTGGCGGTGGCGGTCACTCCGCGCACATCTTGTCACAGATGAAGGGCGGGCAGCTCTATTCCTTTGACCAGGACACAGATGCCGAACTGCAGTCAGAGAAACTAATCTCAGACACCTTCACGTTTGTGAAAGCAAATTTCCGGTACCTCAAAAAATACCTGAGACTGTACGGCGTGAAACAGGTAGACGGCATTCTAGCTGACCTGGGCGTTTCCTCACACCAGTTCAACACCGCTGAGCGCGGCTTCTCCACCCGTTTTGACGGCCCGCTTGACATGCGCATGGACAAAGAAAGTCCGCTCACTGCGCAGCAGGTCATTATGACCTATGAAGAAGAGCAACTGCACAAAATCTTCGGGCTGTATGGCGAAGTGAAAAACGCCAAAACGCTGGCCCGAGAGATTGTGTCGGCGCGCAACGTGCAGGAAATTGAGACCATCGCAGATTTTAAGAAAGCCATACAGGGCTGTACCCCAAGGGGTAAGGAAAATAAGTACCTAGCCCAGGTGTTTCAGGCCCTCAGAATTGAGGTGAACGATGAACTGAAAGCGCTGGAGGAGATGTTGGAGCAGGCCGTGGAAGTGCTCAAGCCTGGCGGAAGATTGTCCGTGATTTCCTACCACAGCCTGGAAGACCGCCTGGTTAAGAACTACATCAGCAAAGGCAAGTTTTTTGGGGAAGTAGAGAAAGACTTCTTCGGGAACGAGATAAAACCCCTTGATTCTGTCACGCGCAAGCCTATTGTGCCCGGCGCGCAGGAATTACAGGAAAACAACAGAAGCCGCAGCGCCAAGTTGCGCGTGGCCGTGAAGCGAGAGGCCCAGGATTTGGCTAAAAAGTAG
- a CDS encoding TetR family transcriptional regulator C-terminal domain-containing protein codes for METTTPIQIQSENIRERIIQEYVHHVLEHGREPASVYKFAQSLGISEEEFYNYFSSFQGVKEGLWEQIFDQTYSSMHAQAVYTQYNSKEKLLAFYYTWLEVLKKHRSFLLVAYPLPESLRKMPSPELKAFKTKFQAFVQELVLQGKEAGLLADRKFFSDRYPDALWLETLFIFQFWLRDTSQGFEKTDAAIEKSVTLAFDLMGRTAVDSLVDFAKFLYQSK; via the coding sequence ATGGAAACAACCACACCTATACAAATCCAGTCAGAAAACATCAGAGAAAGAATTATTCAGGAATACGTGCACCATGTGTTGGAACATGGCCGTGAACCTGCCTCCGTTTATAAATTCGCGCAGAGTTTGGGCATTAGTGAAGAAGAGTTCTACAACTACTTCTCCTCGTTCCAGGGCGTGAAAGAAGGTTTGTGGGAACAAATCTTCGACCAGACCTACAGCAGCATGCACGCGCAGGCGGTGTACACCCAATACAATTCCAAAGAGAAGCTGCTGGCCTTTTATTACACCTGGCTGGAAGTGCTCAAGAAACACCGCAGCTTTCTGTTGGTCGCCTATCCGTTGCCAGAGAGCCTGAGAAAAATGCCTAGCCCAGAGTTGAAGGCGTTCAAGACCAAGTTCCAGGCTTTTGTGCAGGAACTAGTGCTCCAGGGCAAAGAAGCCGGCCTGCTCGCCGACCGTAAATTCTTCTCTGACCGCTACCCAGACGCGCTGTGGCTGGAGACGCTGTTCATCTTCCAGTTCTGGTTGCGTGATACCTCCCAGGGCTTTGAGAAAACCGATGCCGCCATTGAAAAATCAGTGACCCTGGCCTTTGACCTGATGGGCAGAACCGCCGTGGACAGTCTGGTTGACTTCGCTAAATTCCTTTATCAGTCTAAATAA
- the mraZ gene encoding division/cell wall cluster transcriptional repressor MraZ, which translates to MNFLSGEYECKLDPKGRLVLPAKIKANLPEDSGNQVVLTRGFEPCLVLYPKTEWKVIYDRVSGLNEFNEEYRHFQRNFFRGNTEVELDGAGRFILPRTMVRYAEIEKEAIVVGLGNRVEIWNPEKYDAFLIKDQQNFSQMAQKFLGDETTATTTILSE; encoded by the coding sequence ATGAACTTCCTCTCCGGCGAATATGAATGTAAGCTAGACCCGAAGGGACGATTGGTGCTGCCTGCCAAAATCAAAGCCAACCTTCCCGAAGATTCTGGAAACCAGGTGGTTTTGACCCGCGGGTTTGAGCCGTGTTTGGTGTTGTACCCCAAAACGGAGTGGAAGGTCATCTATGACCGGGTTTCCGGGCTCAACGAATTCAATGAGGAGTACCGCCATTTCCAGCGGAATTTCTTCAGGGGCAACACTGAGGTAGAGTTGGATGGCGCAGGCCGCTTTATTCTGCCCCGCACCATGGTACGCTACGCGGAAATTGAGAAAGAAGCCATTGTGGTGGGGTTAGGCAACCGGGTAGAAATCTGGAACCCAGAGAAGTATGACGCCTTCTTAATTAAAGACCAGCAGAACTTCTCCCAAATGGCCCAGAAATTTTTGGGAGACGAAACCACAGCCACTACAACTATTTTAAGCGAGTAA
- a CDS encoding lycopene cyclase domain-containing protein: MTYVYLYLNIFTIFFPLALSFDRRVHFYTNWRHLFPAMAISAFCFISWDIAFTDHGVWGFNPDYLVGIYFFNLPLEEVLFFITVPYACVFIYECLNEYVRKEWLQPYSPYITWILVVLNLIVAVVFWGRWYTMLTCLLVPILLLIYYWRFRYKKMGRFYLAYVVHLVPFLLVNGVLTALPVVWYNNAHNVGLRISTIPVEDTMYSMLMLLLVIILYEGFKQKAERLANIPVLETV, from the coding sequence ATGACCTACGTTTATCTCTATTTAAACATTTTTACCATTTTTTTTCCACTGGCGCTCTCGTTTGACCGCCGCGTCCATTTCTATACCAACTGGCGGCACCTGTTTCCGGCCATGGCCATTTCGGCGTTCTGCTTTATTTCCTGGGACATTGCCTTTACAGACCACGGCGTCTGGGGCTTTAATCCTGATTATCTGGTGGGCATTTACTTTTTCAACCTTCCGCTGGAGGAAGTATTGTTCTTCATTACCGTGCCCTATGCCTGCGTGTTCATTTATGAATGCCTGAATGAATATGTGCGCAAAGAGTGGCTGCAACCCTATTCGCCGTACATCACCTGGATCTTGGTGGTGCTGAATTTAATAGTAGCCGTGGTTTTCTGGGGGCGTTGGTACACCATGCTCACCTGTCTGCTGGTTCCTATTTTGCTCTTAATCTATTATTGGCGCTTCCGGTACAAGAAAATGGGTCGGTTTTATCTGGCCTATGTGGTGCACTTGGTGCCATTTCTGCTGGTGAACGGCGTGCTCACGGCGCTGCCGGTGGTGTGGTACAACAATGCCCATAACGTGGGCCTGCGCATCAGCACTATTCCGGTGGAAGATACCATGTATTCTATGCTGATGCTGCTGCTTGTCATTATCTTATATGAAGGCTTCAAACAAAAAGCCGAGCGCCTCGCAAACATTCCCGTTCTTGAAACTGTTTAG
- a CDS encoding AarF/ABC1/UbiB kinase family protein: protein MDNSPQEQDHIPTSKVQRASKFIGAGAKVGGNYIKHYAKKIVNPSLGKEALHTENAQDIYASLSQLKGSALKMAQMLSMDKSVMPQAYQDKFAQAQYSAPPLSYPLVVRTFQKSFGKTPEQLFDTFSTSAVNAASIGQVHQATKGGKTYAVKVQYPGVAESVSSDLRMVRPFAYRLLNMNERDMDHYLQEVEEKLLEETDYELEVRRSAEISAACQHLPHLTFPNYYPELSSSRIITMDWLPGAHLREWLDTKPTQEERNRIGQALWDFYDFQVHHLKQVHADPHPGNFIVQPGPVLGVIDFGCIKVIPEDFYLGYFSLIKKDSLLKEAELNQIFFDLEFINNQDTAAEQAYFKGVFKEMISLLGQPFHAPSFDFADDQYFQQIYMLGDRISQDKMFRNSRMARGSRHGLFVNRTYFGLYSLLNQLKANITTTKPAWLS from the coding sequence ATGGACAATAGCCCGCAAGAGCAAGACCATATTCCTACCTCCAAAGTGCAGCGCGCTTCCAAGTTTATTGGGGCCGGGGCCAAAGTGGGAGGCAATTATATTAAGCATTACGCTAAAAAGATAGTGAACCCCAGCCTGGGCAAAGAAGCCTTGCACACTGAAAATGCCCAGGACATTTACGCCTCTTTGAGCCAGTTGAAAGGCAGCGCGCTCAAGATGGCCCAAATGCTGTCTATGGACAAAAGCGTGATGCCCCAGGCCTACCAAGATAAGTTTGCGCAGGCGCAATACAGCGCGCCGCCGCTTTCTTACCCGCTGGTGGTGCGCACGTTTCAGAAATCCTTCGGGAAGACGCCGGAGCAGCTATTTGATACGTTTTCCACCTCGGCGGTGAACGCGGCCTCTATTGGCCAGGTGCACCAGGCCACCAAAGGCGGCAAGACCTATGCCGTGAAAGTGCAGTACCCTGGCGTGGCCGAAAGCGTGAGTTCAGACCTGCGCATGGTGCGGCCCTTCGCGTACCGGTTGCTCAACATGAACGAGCGCGACATGGACCATTATCTGCAGGAAGTGGAGGAGAAACTGCTGGAAGAGACAGATTATGAACTTGAGGTTCGCCGCTCCGCGGAAATCTCTGCCGCCTGCCAGCACCTGCCCCATCTCACGTTCCCTAATTATTACCCAGAACTCAGCAGTTCGCGCATTATTACCATGGACTGGCTGCCCGGCGCGCACCTGCGTGAATGGCTGGACACCAAACCCACCCAGGAAGAACGCAACCGCATTGGCCAGGCCCTCTGGGATTTCTATGATTTTCAGGTACACCACCTCAAGCAAGTACACGCCGACCCCCACCCCGGCAACTTTATTGTGCAGCCCGGCCCGGTGTTGGGTGTGATTGACTTCGGCTGCATTAAAGTGATTCCGGAGGATTTTTACCTAGGCTATTTCTCCCTGATCAAGAAAGACTCTCTGCTGAAGGAAGCCGAATTGAACCAGATTTTCTTTGACCTGGAGTTCATCAATAACCAGGACACCGCGGCGGAACAGGCGTATTTCAAAGGTGTTTTCAAGGAAATGATTTCGTTGCTGGGCCAACCGTTCCATGCGCCGTCGTTTGACTTTGCCGATGACCAATACTTTCAGCAGATTTACATGCTGGGCGATAGAATCTCACAGGACAAAATGTTCCGGAATTCCCGAATGGCGCGCGGGTCCCGCCACGGGCTTTTCGTGAACCGGACATATTTTGGCTTGTACAGTTTGTTGAACCAGTTGAAAGCGAACATCACCACCACCAAACCGGCCTGGCTCAGCTAA
- a CDS encoding TonB-dependent siderophore receptor, giving the protein MVYTPRFNVKYDFNPNSILRLAAGKGFRVANPIAENVASLISNRDFVLPNNLEPEKAWNLGGSFTQYFEVGNRKGAFITDYYYTTFQNQVVPDMYTNPNQVQFSNLVGRSFSKSFQAELQYELTEMLDVKAAYKYFDVKTSYNGQLLQRPFIPNHRAFVNLGFATPFDKWRADLTAQWFGKRLVPLMEHQHEGEIRTRSVSPYAAFNGQITRAFKRWEVYVGGENLLGYTQKNPILGADQPFSQHFDVSMIYAPIIGRVIYAGLRITIK; this is encoded by the coding sequence ATGGTGTACACGCCGCGCTTCAACGTGAAATATGATTTCAACCCTAATTCCATCTTGCGTCTAGCGGCCGGAAAAGGATTCAGAGTAGCGAACCCTATCGCCGAGAACGTGGCTTCCTTAATCAGTAACCGTGATTTTGTACTGCCTAACAACTTAGAACCAGAGAAAGCCTGGAACCTGGGCGGAAGCTTCACGCAGTACTTTGAGGTGGGCAACCGCAAGGGCGCGTTCATCACTGATTACTACTACACCACGTTCCAAAACCAGGTAGTGCCTGACATGTACACCAACCCCAACCAGGTACAGTTTTCCAACCTGGTGGGACGGTCCTTCTCCAAAAGCTTTCAGGCAGAATTGCAGTATGAACTCACCGAAATGCTGGACGTGAAAGCGGCCTACAAGTATTTTGACGTGAAAACCAGCTACAACGGCCAACTCCTGCAGCGCCCCTTTATCCCCAATCACCGGGCGTTTGTGAACCTGGGCTTCGCGACGCCTTTTGACAAGTGGCGGGCAGACTTGACGGCGCAGTGGTTCGGGAAACGGTTAGTGCCTTTGATGGAACACCAGCACGAAGGCGAAATAAGAACCAGGTCGGTGAGTCCGTATGCCGCGTTCAACGGGCAAATCACGCGCGCGTTCAAACGCTGGGAAGTGTATGTGGGCGGCGAAAACCTGCTGGGCTACACTCAAAAGAACCCTATTCTAGGCGCAGACCAACCGTTCAGCCAACACTTTGACGTCAGCATGATTTATGCGCCCATCATTGGTCGCGTGATTTATGCAGGTCTCAGAATCACCATCAAATAG